The nucleotide sequence CCTACCGTATCGATAATAATCTATATTACGGGGAAGGACAACCGCCCGTTTTCAGACCGCCCGGAACATGAAGTACGCCGCCCCCACGAGGCACAGGGCGGCCCAGAGGTAGTCGAGCTTCAGCGGCGCCTCGAGGTACAGGAGGGCGAACCCGGCGAAGACGACCATGGTGATCACCTCCTGCATCACCTTGAGCTGCGGGACGGTGAAGTGCTGCACGCCGATCCGGTTCGCCGGGACCATCAGGACGTATTCGAAGAAGGCGATCCCCCAGCTCGCGAGGATGGCGATCCACACCGGCCGGGACTGGAGAGTCTTCAGGTGCCCGTACCAGGCGAAGGTCATGAAGATGTTGGAGCAGAACAACAGCGCGACGGTCCGCACGGGACACCTCCGGACGGGGAGCTTTGATTTCCGGGGGATCTTACCAGAAGGGAAACGTGCGCGGGGGGAGGGTCGCCCCTCCGCCCGCCGGAAATCCTCGTGTCGCGTCGGGCCGGTCTACACCAGGCCGTGGGCGATCATCGCCCGGGCGACCTTGATGAAACCGGCGATGTTGGCGCCCACCACGAAGTTGCCGGGGGAGCCGAACTCCTCGGCCGCCTCGGAGCAGAGCCGGTAGACGTTCCGCATGATCTGGT is from Deltaproteobacteria bacterium and encodes:
- a CDS encoding DMT family protein; this translates as MRTVALLFCSNIFMTFAWYGHLKTLQSRPVWIAILASWGIAFFEYVLMVPANRIGVQHFTVPQLKVMQEVITMVVFAGFALLYLEAPLKLDYLWAALCLVGAAYFMFRAV